From one Anopheles bellator chromosome 1, idAnoBellAS_SP24_06.2, whole genome shotgun sequence genomic stretch:
- the LOC131215294 gene encoding tRNA pseudouridine(38/39) synthase has protein sequence MEVKVNRKNKHSTEDELLVLSKQELVDKIKQLEAHNTQLKSIVQKNLKTGNGAGEKGRKKRPFDFSKCHKRHILLRFYYLGWDYQGFAAQEDSIETIEHHLFAALTTVCLIESRETSNYNRCGRTDKGVSAFHQVVSLDVRSKIAPEEDQLSAASLDAELDYCSMLNRVLPEEIRCVAWMPMVNPRYSARFDCRSRTYRYFFPRGDLSLEAMREACADFVGTHDFRNFCKMDVANGVVNFVRSVEHMAIHPSQADSHGDRSYDMVYVELRAKAFLWHQVRCIMAVLLLVGQGREQSTIVQELLDVESNPCKPQYSMASDVPLNLYDCQFNEKGSEGAEAPGESDLRDWIYNEADLRRTIVDLQCLWTNQSVKTSMMREMLATLTSIFKERFDPKDAISSQAASLTLGVRSREYCPLLQRQRCESLENRIEHYSKKRRIEVSNKSISDNGKPREDEYERSKTVAST, from the exons ATGGAGGTAAAAGTtaatcgaaaaaacaaacactccaCAGAGGACGAACTGTTGGTGTTGTCCAAGCAAGAATTGGTggataaaatcaaacaactgGAAGCACACAACACGCAACTCAAGAGTATTGTGCAGAAAAACCTGAAGACGGgcaacggtgccggtgagAAGGGCCGAAAGAAGCGTCCGTTTGATTTCAGCAAGTGCCATAAACGCCACATTCTGTTGCGATTCTACTACCTCGGCTGGGACTATCAGGGATTTGCGGCGCAGGAGGAttcaatcgaaacgatcg AACATCACCTTTTCGCGGCGCTTACGACGGTGTGCCTCATCGAGAGTCGCGAAACGTCCAACTATAATCGCTGCGGTCGAACGGATAAAGGGGTCAGTGCTTTCCACCAGGTGGTTAGTCTGGATGTCCGGTCGAAGATCGCCCCAGAAGAGGACCAGCTGAGCGCCGCCAGTCTGGACGCCGAGCTGGACTACTGTTCGATGCTGAACCGTGTGCTACCGGAAGAGATTCGGTGCGTGGCGTGGATGCCGATGGTGAACCCGCGGTACAGTGCCCGGTTCGATTGTCGGTCGCGCACCTATCGGTACTTCTTTCCGCGTGGGGACCTTAGCCTGGAAGCAATGCGCGAGGCATGCGCAGATTTCGTTGGGACCCACGATTTTCGTAACTTTTGCAAAATGGATGTAGCGAACGGGGTGGTCAACTTTGTTCGGAGTGTCGAACATATGGCTATCCATCCGTCGCAGGCCGATAGCCACGGGGATCGGAGTTACGATATGGTGTATGTGGAACTGCGAGCCAAGGCTTTCCTGTGGCATCAGGTACGGTGTATTatggccgtgctgctgctggtaggaCAGGGCCGAGAGCAGTCAACGATCGTACAGGAACTGCTCGACGTGGAGAGCAACCCCTGTAAACCACAGTACAGTATGGCCAGCGATGTACCACTGAATCTGTACGATTGCCAGTTCAACGAAAAGGGCAGCGAAGGGGCCGAAGCACCCGGTGAGAGCGATTTGCGGGACTGGATCTACAACGAGGCAGATTTGCGGCGCACGATCGTGGATCTGCAATGTTTGTGGACCAACCAGAGCGTCAA AACCAGCATGATGCGAGAAATGTTGGCCACATTGACCAGCATTTTCAAAGAGCGATTTGACCCGAAGGATGCCATCAGCAGTCAGGCTGCTTCACTAACGCTGGGCGTCAGAAGTCGAGAGTACTGTCCGCTGCTGCAGCGCCAACGCTGTG AAAGTCTCGAGAACCGCATCGAACATTACTCCAAGAAGCGACGCATCGAGGTTAGCAACAAATCAATCAGCGACAATGGCAAGCCTCGCGAGGATGAATACGAACGGagcaaaacggtggccagcacgTAG
- the LOC131215295 gene encoding AF4/FMR2 family member lilli, with product MSDNIGSIINNGPPAASGSSIEAQCESIRLTSETARNQCLAQGLPTAPGVPPSTVTSLPVPGGGPSILASVATEARQSMQHQHLPAGPGSAQQLTCPAPINVRNNGIVFTWGRKMGKKFDLLRRGSDAHKLAVPGSVALIAVAPPVVPPSASSPSSSPSSSSSSSSGYSSNFEPNSIVAESVKKTKPTPPLKVQHQSQNQQQQQQRTANGDRCSSHDPLVKLNSERSSGTFRNFFYRMGSTGMLNHKSSHYQKQQFIQQPQQQQHQQRQPPHQLAMAAMSQSGDLTRVDNHHQQQQQQQLLYRSSSTSQLNTSSYVKCDDPTDGINLANGGHSKTAASCSSQLHLSGLTDPVTTANGQPSASGVATAPNASATKSSSCDDIARVGQSTSSTNQQQQQLADTGSKKNHFPYAFLRSKLSVLPEENGGSVINYSRIKENLLRAGNRGSIVSLRSDLDSVSITDSQLNISTLDSSPDCDGQRSIVSGETNLGGPMSRNNSIKTLTDTEHGFVLNYQRLSSCLSSNESGYDSDGRHAEDKIDDQSINLSLVSSVSGSATGVGVVGPGCSDSYADAIRTKDASYVFGSRRRLSSSSSSIGGSFDCGTVRRRFRQIKLVKQQADDTIGIELTPQTIGLDEGECETRYLVTEIDPEGIAYKDGRLRVGDEIVNVNGHHLRGLQSPSTVQRILSTFVNNVVDLVIAHDELTTFSSDANRKIKMDARPGPAGGGPAVVSSGAISITSTCSTASSSPIASTSTSTGSTDPSSPSSPSSSSSGSPRTGSGGCPGKPFPLTPIYAPSDYVPVYANRISISNTICDDEKWQMISKQRLEALAKNGYSRILGSQRLIKDSDEEEPLPATGKTLDPNETGLYSLYRPISHGNIHQSIRHLTNGDAAGGRASIAEAPPAVMQVQVISDTIRRHVPMRQKATLKSEEDLHRSVHRIRLASDSMGSQDGLGGIGGSEGNPLQRSKTENNISGTGADEMVDGSGGLDGTKFESGVRILINEEGSSYIEGIHKCIYLTVTFYKGSGMKSLGFSIVGGRDSPRGNMGIYVKTVFPSGQAALDGTLKAGDEIQSINEDAVQGMSHAETIALFKNVKEGPVVLKLARRRYHRAKSVDNLPN from the exons TATTCACATGGGGCCGCAAGATGGGCAAAAAGTTCGATCTCCTTCGCCGTGGCAGCGACGCACACAAGCTGGCCGTCCCCGGTAGCGTGGCACTGATCGCGGTAGCCCCACCGGTAGTCCCGCCATCTGCATCgtccccatcatcatcaccatcctcgtcgtcatcgtcgtcctcggggTACTCGAGCAACTTCGAGCCCAACTCGATCGTGGCCGAAAGCGTGAAGAAGACGAAGCCCACGCCACCATTAAAAGTGCAGCATCAAAGCcaaaaccagcagcagcagcagcagcggacagCGAACGGCGATCGGTGCTCCAGTCATGATCCTCTCGTGAAGCTCAACTCGGAGCGCTCGTCGGGCACGTTCCGGAACTTCTTCTACCGCATGGGATCCACCGGAATGCTCAATCACAAGTCGAGCCACTACCAGAAGCAGCAGTTCATacagcaaccgcaacagcagcaacatcaacaacgtCAGCCGCCGCATCAactggcgatggcggcgatgtCACAGTCGGGTGATCTGACCCGAGTggacaaccaccaccaacagcagcagcagcagcagctcctgtACCGTAGCAGTTCCACCAGCCAGCTCAACACCTCGTCCTACGTCAAGTGTGACGACCCCACGGACGGTATCAATCTCGCCAACGGCGGTCACTCAAAGACGGCGGCCAGCTGCTCCTCTCAGCTGCACCTCAGTGGACTAACCGACCCAGTCACCACGGCCAATGGCCAACCGAGCGCTTCCGGTGTGGCGACAGCGCCCAACGCATCCGCCACGAAGTCGTCCAGTTGTGATGACATCGCGCGCGTTGGCCAATCAACATCCTCCacgaaccagcagcagcaacagctcgcTGACACCGGCTCCAAGAAGAACCACTTCCCGTACGCGTTCCTCCGCTCGAAGCTATCGGTGCTGCCGGAGGAGAACGGTGGCTCGGTCATCAACTACAGCCGCATCAAGGAGAACCTGCTGCGGGCCGGGAACCGCGGTTCGATCGTGAGCCTGCGCTCCGATCTGGACAGTGTGTCGATCACCGACTCGCAGCTCAACATCTCAACCCTGGACAGTTCGCCCGACTGCGACGGCCAGCGCTCGATCGTGAGCGGCGAGACCAACCTGGGCGGGCCGATGTCACGGAACAACTCGATCAAAACGCTCACCGACACGGAGCACGGGTTCGTGCTGAACTACCAGCGGCTGAGCAGCTGTTTGAGCAGCAACGAGTCCGGGTACGATAGCGATGGGCGCCACGCCGAGGATAAGATCGATGACCAGAGCATCAATCTGTCGCTGGTCAGCAGCGTCAGTGGGTCGGCCACCGGGGTAGGGGTGGTAGGTCCCGGCTGTAGTGACTCGTACGCGGACGCTATCCGCACGAAGGACGCATCGTACGTGTTtggcagccggcggcggctttcgtcttcgtcgtcgtcgatcggtggcaGCTTCGATTGTGGCACGGTACGGCGCCGGTTCCGGCAGATCAAGCTGGTGAAGCAGCAGGCGGATGATACGATCGGGATCGAGCTGACACCGCAAACGATCGGCCTGGACGAGGGCGAGTGCGAGACGCGCTATCTGGTCACCGAGATCGACCCGGAAGGCATTGCGTACAA gGACGGCCGATTGCGTGTCGGCGACGAGATTGTGAACGTAAACGGGCACCATTTACGTGGCCTGCAGTCTCCCAGCACGGTCCAGCGGATCCTCTCGACATTTGTCAACAATGTCGTAGACCTTGTCATTGCACATGACGAGTTAACTACGTTCAGCTCTGACGCCAACCGAAAGATCAAGATggacgcccggcccggcccggccggcggtggtcctGCGGTGGTCAGTTCCGGTGCGATATCGATCACCTCCACCTGCTCGACGGCGTCTTCGTCGCCCATCGCTAGCACCTCTACCAGCACCGGTAGCACCgacccgtcgtcgccgtcgtcgccctcttcgtcctcttccggCTCACCGAGAACGGGGTCCGGCGGGTGCCCCGGTAAACCGTTCCCACTGACCCCGATCTACGCCCCGTCCGACTACGTGCCGGTGTACGCGAACCGCATCTCGATCTCGAACACGATCTGCGACGACGAAAAGTGGCAGATGATCAGCAAGCAGCGCCTGGAAGCGCTGGCCAAGAACGGCTACTCGCGGATCCTCGGTTCCCAGCGGCTCATCAAGGATAGCGACGAGGAGGAACCGCTGCCGGCCACGGGTAAAACGCTCGATCCGAACGAAACCGGCCTCTACTCGCTGTACCGGCCGATTTCGCACGGCAACATCCACCAATCGATACGGCACCTTACGAACGGGGACGCCGCCGGTGGACGGGCATCGATTGCGGAGGCACCTCCGGCCGTGATGCAGGTGCAGGTGATCTCCGACACGATCCGGCGCCACGTGCCGATGCGCCAGAAGGCGACACTGAAGAGCGAGGAAGACCTACACCGGTCAGTGCACCGGATTCGGCTTGCCTCGGACAGTATGGGCTCACAGGACGGGCTCGGTGGGATCGGTGGCTCGGAAGGCAATCCGTTGCAACGGTCCAAAACGGAGAACAACATCAGTGGCACCGGGGCGGACGAGATGGTGGACGGCTCCGGCGGGCTAGACGGCACCAAGTTCGAGTCCGGCGTGCGGATACTGATCAACGAGGAAGGATCGTCCTACATCGAAG GAATTCACAAGTGCATCTACCTGACGGTCACCTTCTACAAAGGAAGCGGCATGAAGTCGCTCGGCTTCAGCATCGTCGGTGGCCGGGATTCGCCGCGTGGCAACATGGGCATCTACGTGAAGACCGTTTTCCCGAGCGGCCAGGCCGCGCTCGATGGGACACTGAAGGCCG GAGACGAAATACAGTCCATCAACGAGGACGCAGTGCAGGGTATGAGCCACGCCGAGACGATTGCACTGTTCAAGAACGTTAAGGAAGGTCCGGTTGTGCTCAAGCTGGCCAGAAGACG CTATCATCGCGCCAAATCCGTGGACAATCTGCCGAACTGA